In Nitrospirota bacterium, a genomic segment contains:
- the topA gene encoding type I DNA topoisomerase codes for MSSLVIVESPAKAKTIHKILGKKYAVKASIGHVKDLPEKNLGVDIDNGFQPKYVVIPGKEKIVKELKKASKEADEVFLAPDPDREGEAIAWHIASEISEKKSQSPNGKIYRIVFNEITERAVKEAIKNPTKIDMNKVEAQQARRILDRLVGYNLSPLLWRKVRKGLSAGRVQSVAVKLIVDREREINEFRSEEYWSINAEFEGSRQPTFWARLYKINHLLSESVKQAEKTDKFLIPDEKTANILIQDLKNKDFILNKIERKQRKRMPYPPFITSTLQQEAARKLKFTAKKTMAIAQQLYEGIELGDEGSIGLITYMRTDSHRVAPEAQEWARKMIEKKFGMNYVPEKPPIYKSRSSAQEAHEAIRPTYHDKSPEEIKKYLTKDQHALYTLIWNRFIASQMSPAQLELTTFIIQTITDNSKSLQDNPSAGLPSYEFRASGTVVNFDGFMALYTEGKDELEEENGLTLPSLKEKEFLKLINIQPKQHFTQPPPRYTEATLVKALEEKGIGRPSTYAAILSTIQDRKYVTKFDGKFKPTELGVVVNDFLVERFTELIDVGFTAKMEDKLDRIEDGKMKWVTVVNDFYKPFSTKLNEAIKIVGKVKPKDIPTDTVCEKCGLPMVKRWGRHGRFMACSGFPKCRNTKPIENAEQTLNNQQAVAIAQETNEICEQCGAPMVIKSGRYGKFLACSKYPECKNTKPLSTGIKCPKDGGEIVERRSKKGKVFWSCSNYPECKFASWYKPIPSKCPKCNASVLFEKQNKKTGNITIFCQSKECSYKDIQKVHSEEEVLATEKQFSG; via the coding sequence ATGAGTTCACTTGTAATTGTTGAATCACCTGCAAAGGCAAAAACAATCCATAAAATTCTTGGGAAAAAGTATGCAGTTAAGGCATCTATAGGTCACGTAAAGGACCTTCCCGAAAAAAATCTCGGGGTTGACATAGATAATGGATTTCAGCCCAAGTATGTTGTTATTCCTGGAAAAGAAAAAATAGTCAAAGAACTTAAAAAAGCATCTAAAGAGGCCGACGAGGTTTTTCTTGCTCCTGACCCTGACAGGGAGGGAGAAGCGATAGCCTGGCATATTGCATCTGAAATCTCTGAAAAAAAGTCACAATCTCCTAACGGGAAAATCTACAGGATTGTTTTTAATGAAATAACCGAACGTGCTGTAAAGGAAGCAATAAAAAATCCGACAAAGATTGACATGAATAAGGTTGAAGCACAGCAGGCAAGAAGAATTCTTGACAGGCTTGTAGGGTATAATCTCAGTCCGCTTTTATGGAGAAAGGTAAGGAAAGGGCTGAGTGCAGGCAGGGTGCAATCTGTTGCTGTCAAATTGATTGTTGATAGAGAACGTGAAATTAATGAATTCAGGTCTGAAGAATACTGGAGTATTAACGCAGAATTTGAAGGTTCAAGGCAGCCAACTTTCTGGGCCAGATTATACAAAATAAATCACCTATTAAGTGAATCAGTAAAACAGGCAGAAAAAACAGATAAATTTCTTATCCCTGATGAGAAAACAGCAAACATACTCATTCAGGATTTGAAAAATAAGGATTTTATACTTAATAAAATTGAGCGTAAACAAAGAAAGAGAATGCCGTATCCTCCTTTCATTACAAGCACTCTTCAACAAGAAGCAGCTCGAAAATTGAAATTTACTGCGAAAAAGACAATGGCAATCGCACAACAACTTTATGAGGGGATAGAGCTTGGGGATGAGGGTTCAATCGGGCTTATTACATATATGAGGACGGATTCTCATCGAGTAGCCCCTGAGGCTCAGGAATGGGCAAGAAAAATGATTGAAAAAAAATTTGGCATGAATTATGTGCCTGAAAAACCTCCAATTTACAAAAGCAGATCATCAGCTCAGGAAGCACATGAGGCAATAAGGCCTACATATCATGATAAAAGTCCAGAAGAAATTAAGAAATATCTCACAAAAGATCAACATGCACTATATACACTCATATGGAATCGTTTTATTGCTAGCCAGATGTCACCGGCTCAACTTGAACTGACAACATTTATTATCCAGACAATAACTGATAATTCTAAAAGCTTACAGGATAACCCTTCCGCCGGGTTGCCTTCTTATGAATTTCGTGCATCAGGTACAGTGGTAAACTTTGATGGTTTCATGGCTCTATATACAGAAGGAAAAGACGAACTTGAAGAAGAAAATGGACTAACCTTACCATCGTTGAAGGAAAAGGAGTTCCTAAAGTTGATAAATATACAACCTAAACAGCATTTCACACAACCACCACCTCGTTATACAGAAGCGACACTTGTTAAAGCTCTGGAAGAAAAAGGAATTGGAAGACCAAGCACGTATGCAGCAATTTTATCAACAATACAGGATAGAAAATATGTTACCAAGTTTGATGGAAAATTTAAACCTACAGAACTTGGTGTGGTTGTAAATGACTTCCTCGTTGAAAGGTTTACCGAACTAATAGATGTAGGTTTTACAGCAAAAATGGAGGATAAACTCGACAGGATTGAGGATGGGAAGATGAAATGGGTTACTGTAGTGAATGATTTTTATAAACCATTCAGTACTAAGCTTAATGAAGCAATAAAAATTGTAGGCAAAGTTAAGCCAAAAGATATACCGACAGATACTGTATGTGAAAAATGTGGTCTTCCCATGGTTAAACGATGGGGTAGACACGGAAGATTTATGGCTTGTTCAGGATTTCCTAAATGTAGAAATACCAAGCCAATCGAAAATGCAGAACAAACACTAAATAATCAACAAGCTGTAGCTATTGCTCAAGAGACAAATGAGATATGTGAGCAATGTGGGGCTCCAATGGTAATAAAATCAGGACGATATGGCAAATTTCTTGCCTGCTCAAAATATCCTGAATGCAAAAATACTAAACCCTTATCCACCGGGATAAAGTGCCCAAAAGATGGAGGAGAGATTGTAGAGAGACGTTCGAAAAAGGGGAAGGTATTCTGGAGCTGCAGTAATTATCCTGAATGTAAATTTGCCTCGTGGTATAAACCTATTCCGAGCAAATGTCCTAAATGTAATGCATCTGTTCTCTTCGAAAAACAGAATAAAAAAACAGGGAATATAACTATATTCTGTCAGAGCAAAGAATGCAGTTATAAAGATATACAAAAGGTGCATTCTGAAGAAGAAGTTTTAGCCACAGAAAAACAATTTTCAGGTTAA
- a CDS encoding CAP domain-containing protein — MNNLALDGIAKKAVCFFAIFSILSGCGNIIYRTSGIYKEYSHIESILEPINKVRADGTMCGSRYYKPTGHLLWNEMLADTALQHSLDMAKNGFLSHEGSDSSSPGERLHRAGYIWTSHGENIGQGYRTPEDAVRAWLRNERHCKNIMNPEFKEAGASFARSKNLRTYWTLVLGTSKHQLE, encoded by the coding sequence ATGAATAATCTTGCATTAGATGGAATAGCAAAAAAGGCTGTTTGTTTTTTTGCAATATTTTCTATACTATCGGGTTGCGGTAATATTATATATAGAACTTCAGGTATTTATAAAGAGTACTCTCATATTGAAAGCATTCTTGAACCTATAAATAAAGTAAGAGCAGACGGTACTATGTGCGGAAGCAGATATTATAAACCAACAGGACATCTCTTATGGAATGAAATGCTTGCAGATACTGCTTTACAGCACTCACTTGATATGGCAAAAAATGGATTTTTAAGTCATGAAGGCTCTGATTCAAGCAGTCCTGGCGAAAGACTACATCGCGCTGGATATATCTGGACATCTCATGGAGAGAATATTGGGCAGGGATACAGGACACCAGAAGATGCTGTCCGGGCTTGGCTCAGGAATGAACGCCATTGCAAAAATATCATGAATCCGGAATTTAAAGAGGCTGGCGCGTCATTTGCAAGGAGTAAAAATCTAAGGACTTACTGGACTCTCGTTTTAGGAACTTCTAAACACCAACTTGAATAA